The sequence ACCACTGAAATTTACTAGACGAGCTGTAATGAGGTTGATAGGGAATTCTTTTGAGAAGTCCTTACTTTGTTGCAAGCTCTTATACTTCGTATATACGCGGTAGTGATTTGGTTTATCCTCAAAGCTTGGATATTTTTGCGCAAGATCTTGACGCTGTGAGTGGATCGGCTCTCTGTGCTGAGGGATCTGATCAACAAATGTCCAAACTATCGCTCTAGCACGTGCATTGCCGTATGGAGCTATGCCCTTTTGCATACATTTTTCAGCGATTATGCCACTGCCATCAGTAGCCCATGTAGCGCCCATTTTTTCGCGCTCTTCATCTGTAAGTTTTATGCCAAGAACCTCTTCGATATTTTTCTTAGTTATCTCAGGATATCCGCCATTTATCGCACCTTGTTCTGGAGCAGAGCCCATTGCGGCAAGCTGATTAACGCCGTTATGCTCTAAACCAAAGCGGTTTCTAAATCCCATACCACCTTGCATTACTGGTTTGCTTATATCATATAAATTTGGACTACCAGGGTGCTTTTCCGTCCAGCAAGGCCATGGCAAGCCGTAATACTCACCAGCTACGTCAGTGCCCTCTTTACCCATAAGTGTTTTTTCATCAAATTTATCCCAGTTCTCTTGGTGACGTTTTAGGCGCTCAGGTGTCCAGCCTGTAAGTCCGATACTTTTTACGATATTTGCTATCTCGCGGGTAGCAGCTTCTGGCCACTCTATCTTGCCATCAGCGTCCCTTATAGTGCGAGTTAGCTCGTCATAGAAGCCTATGCGTTTAGCTAGTTCAAATAAAACTTCATGATCTGGCATGCTCTCATAAAGTGGCTTACATACTTGGCTTCTCCATTGACCACTTCTGTTTGTAGCTACGACTGTGCCGCTAGTTTCATATTGAGTTGCTGCTGGGAGAAGATAAACGCCATCTTTTTTATTAGTGATAACGCCAGCATCATTTACAAATGGATCCATAAGTACTAAAAGCTCAAGTCCGTCAAGACCTTCTTGAACCTTTGCTTGTTGCGCAGTAGATGTTATGCCGTTACCTATAACCACAAGAGCTTTTAGGCTATCGCCTGCGTTTTCAATAGCGTCGTTGCCATCTTTGCCATCAAGCACACCAGCCCACCAGCGAGCTAGAGTAAATCCAGGCTTCATCATCCACTCAGGTTTTACGAAATTTCCTTGTAACCACTCGTAATCCACTTTCCACATTTTGGCAAAATATTTCCATGTAGCTTCGTTTTTAGCGTAGTATCCAGGCAAGCTATCAGGTGCGTTTGCCATGTCGCTAGCGCCTTGAACGTTGTCGTGGCCTCTTAGGATGTTGCATCCGCCGCCACTTACGCCCATGTTGCCAAGAACTAGTTGCAAGATCGGAGCTATACGAGTATTTGAGCTGCCTATTGTGTGCTGAGTTAGACCCATCGCCCAAACGACTGAGCCAGGGCGGTTTTTAGCATAAATTTCTGTGATCTCTTTTAGCGTTGCAGCGCTCACTCCAGTCACATCTTCAACGACTTCTGGTGTCCATTTTGCAGCCTCTTTACGGATCTCATCGATGCCGTATGTGCGCTCATCTATAAATTTCTTATCTTCCCAGCCATTTTCAAAGATGAGATTCATCATGCCATACATAAATGGTATGTCTGTGCCTGGGCGAATTTGAGCAAAATAATCAGCCTTTGCAGCTGTTCTTGTATATCTTGGATCGACAACGATCAGCTTTGCGCCATTATTCTCTTTTGCTTTTAAAAAGTGTCTAAAGCCAACTGGGTGATTTACCGCTGGATTTGCGCCGATTATAAAGATAGACTTCGCGTTTTGGATATCTCCAAGGTGATTTGTCATAGCTCCATAACCCCACGTATTCGCCACACCGGCGACTGTTGCGCTATGTCAAATTCTTGCTTGGTGATCTAGGTTATTTGTCCCAAACATCGCAGAGAATTTACTGATGTAGTAGCTCTGCTCGTTGCTATCTTTTGCTGATCCTAGAAACATTACTTGCTCTGGATTTTTCTCGCGGTAAGCTTTTAGCTTTGCGCCGATCTCGTCAAGTGCTTGCGTCATAGAGATGCGTTGCCACTTGCCACCAACTTTTTTCATCGGATATTTTACACGGCAGTGTGAGCGCACCATATCGATAACGTCTGCACCTTTACAGCAGTGACCACCAGCACTTACTGGGTGATCTTGTGCTACTTCTTGACGTACCCATGCACCATTTTCTACCTCTGCTAATACTCCGCATCCTACAGAGCAAACTGTGCAGACAGTTTTTACTATTTTTGAGTCTGGAAATGGGTTTGCCATCTCTTGAGCTGTTGCTTCTCTTGTGACATTGCTTGCTGCAAAGCCGGCCGCGCCACAAGTACTTGCTAATGCAGCCATTTTTAAAAACGATCTACGGCCGATGTTGTTTGGCGTAGCGTTTAATCTAGCTTCAGACATTTTCATCCTTTCTTAAATTTCTATCAAATTTTATTTTGCTTGTTTGTAGTAAAGTTCCCAGTTTTTGCTTCTTTTATAAAGCACTTCGGTCTT is a genomic window of Campylobacter concisus containing:
- a CDS encoding formate dehydrogenase subunit alpha, whose amino-acid sequence is MSEARLNATPNNIGRRSFLKMAALASTCGAAGFAASNVTREATAQEMANPFPDSKIVKTVCTVCSVGCGVLAEVENGAWVRQEVAQDHPVSAGGHCCKGADVIDMVRSHCRVKYPMKKVGGKWQRISMTQALDEIGAKLKAYREKNPEQVMFLGSAKDSNEQSYYISKFSAMFGTNNLDHQARIUHSATVAGVANTWGYGAMTNHLGDIQNAKSIFIIGANPAVNHPVGFRHFLKAKENNGAKLIVVDPRYTRTAAKADYFAQIRPGTDIPFMYGMMNLIFENGWEDKKFIDERTYGIDEIRKEAAKWTPEVVEDVTGVSAATLKEITEIYAKNRPGSVVWAMGLTQHTIGSSNTRIAPILQLVLGNMGVSGGGCNILRGHDNVQGASDMANAPDSLPGYYAKNEATWKYFAKMWKVDYEWLQGNFVKPEWMMKPGFTLARWWAGVLDGKDGNDAIENAGDSLKALVVIGNGITSTAQQAKVQEGLDGLELLVLMDPFVNDAGVITNKKDGVYLLPAATQYETSGTVVATNRSGQWRSQVCKPLYESMPDHEVLFELAKRIGFYDELTRTIRDADGKIEWPEAATREIANIVKSIGLTGWTPERLKRHQENWDKFDEKTLMGKEGTDVAGEYYGLPWPCWTEKHPGSPNLYDISKPVMQGGMGFRNRFGLEHNGVNQLAAMGSAPEQGAINGGYPEITKKNIEEVLGIKLTDEEREKMGATWATDGSGIIAEKCMQKGIAPYGNARARAIVWTFVDQIPQHREPIHSQRQDLAQKYPSFEDKPNHYRVYTKYKSLQQSKDFSKEFPINLITARLVNFSGAGMETRASKYLSRITPEMFADIHPELAAKHGIKNWDFVWVHSPEGTKIKVRARIVPSVKPNMIFLPFHWAGYMQGVDMTGNFPEGTRPFAVGESANTVTNYGYDIVTQIPETKGGLCRIERA